A genomic region of Lysinibacillus sp. 2017 contains the following coding sequences:
- the addB gene encoding helicase-exonuclease AddAB subunit AddB produces MTLRVISGRAGTGKTTFIHQEIVDDLKTNALGNPIFILVPDQMTFSTEYELTNNYGIEGMMRAQVMTFKRLAWFVLQKEGGIARERIDGTGYRMLLRRILEEHKDEFLLFKQAAGKRGFTKEVEQILKEFSQYNINLQSIEVMIDALQQNGASEVLLHKMHDLQIILQQLDERIGAEFIDGDGYFPMLIERMPQMESLRDTDVYLDGFVSFNGQEFAILKELLIYAKRVTLVLPMDDPTVDKLEGSVFYRAAMSYEKLQHEIQKLRFERGIEIEVEPRIHLQTNYRSMHSDLLHVEQSFEAPFVKPIESDGHLQILEGMNPRAEVQGIAQEIKRLVTEEKLRYKDIGIMYRQVDVYDAIIGTTFKQYEIPFFSNEKRSMLYHPFIEFSRSVVEIITSNWKFEPVFRSVKTDFYFPYNANLAVMRDRADVLENFVIAKGIVHDRWFNDDVWHYRRFKSLEKINSVQTEDELEYEKLLASVRDLIREPVGALQKRLKGSHITGRQIVVALYEFMEQLDVYKKLVKMQEQEEQTNALHQSFEHEQAWNGWVHILEQFDLMFGDKEIALEDAAQILDEGFESLQFSSVPPTLDEVTVSTLEFARFDNKKAIFIIGVNDGVYPMRMDSGGLLSDDERETFEKSDVELAPGVKSRLLQESFLFYRAISSPTEYLYVTYSSADEESKGKLPSIYVNRLHKMFEIKGQDGEIKRTVTHKQIVMDPLDEKNEAYLLDYLRHPQPAIGFLMTQLKQAQFEKRPLPEAWNALKAFYEREPEWQHVLNVVTKPLYHVNEAEPLTEEMATELYGENFLASVSRIEKFYSCPYSHFASYGLKLQERTEFKLESFAMGDLFHEAIRSILSEKEQVIPLNNYIACYKKANETITKLVDYFSYSILKSSHRFEYIKTKLVKIVARTLFALINQSDLSKFKAIAHEKPFGKRDDKNAEKDDRNPLEALKIDLDDNRKMFVRGQIDRIDAYKDAENLYLRVIDYKSSGRKLDFTEVYNGISLQLLTYLDVAMQNVPILAKESKFVQDLSELENIIVQAAGMFYLHVHNPLVSTEDYEKLEKIESLRQEKFKLSGYMLKDVEVAQLMDTSLEPNKASIIVPAAFKSAEDPEFNGRSSKVIEPQQMENLQEFVHHKFRSAGNEIYRGNTEIKPYSLGNQKACTFCSFKAVCQFDQAETGNSFNELKKQSEQEVFENIEKVVCLREDSNETE; encoded by the coding sequence ATGACATTACGTGTAATTTCAGGACGCGCAGGTACGGGAAAAACGACTTTTATTCATCAAGAAATTGTCGACGATTTAAAGACCAATGCGCTTGGAAATCCCATTTTTATTTTAGTACCTGACCAAATGACGTTTTCAACGGAATATGAATTGACGAATAATTACGGCATTGAAGGCATGATGCGCGCGCAAGTCATGACGTTTAAACGTTTAGCATGGTTTGTCCTGCAAAAAGAGGGTGGTATTGCGCGAGAACGAATTGATGGAACAGGTTACCGCATGCTCTTACGCCGTATTTTGGAAGAACATAAAGACGAGTTTTTACTATTTAAACAAGCAGCTGGCAAACGAGGCTTTACGAAGGAAGTCGAGCAAATTTTAAAAGAGTTTAGTCAGTACAATATTAATTTACAATCGATTGAAGTCATGATCGATGCATTGCAGCAAAACGGTGCGAGTGAAGTGTTGCTACATAAAATGCATGATTTACAAATCATTTTACAGCAACTTGACGAACGGATTGGCGCAGAGTTTATCGACGGCGATGGGTACTTCCCGATGCTAATCGAGCGCATGCCACAAATGGAAAGTTTGCGTGATACCGATGTGTATTTGGACGGTTTTGTATCGTTTAATGGACAAGAATTTGCGATTTTAAAAGAACTACTCATTTATGCTAAGCGCGTGACATTAGTGCTACCAATGGATGATCCAACCGTTGATAAACTGGAAGGCTCAGTATTTTATCGCGCGGCCATGAGCTATGAAAAATTGCAGCATGAAATTCAAAAGTTACGCTTTGAACGTGGCATTGAGATTGAAGTCGAGCCGCGCATTCACTTGCAAACAAATTATCGTTCGATGCACAGTGATTTACTGCATGTAGAACAGAGTTTTGAAGCACCATTTGTGAAGCCAATCGAATCAGATGGACATTTGCAAATTTTAGAAGGCATGAATCCACGTGCTGAGGTGCAAGGGATTGCCCAGGAAATAAAACGGTTAGTGACAGAAGAAAAGTTACGTTATAAAGACATTGGGATAATGTATCGTCAAGTAGATGTCTATGATGCCATTATTGGGACGACATTTAAGCAATATGAGATTCCCTTTTTCTCAAATGAAAAACGCTCGATGTTGTATCATCCATTCATTGAATTTAGTCGTTCGGTAGTAGAAATCATTACATCAAATTGGAAGTTTGAGCCGGTATTTAGAAGTGTGAAAACGGACTTTTATTTCCCTTACAATGCGAATTTAGCCGTGATGCGTGATCGCGCGGATGTGTTAGAGAATTTTGTTATCGCTAAAGGGATTGTACATGATCGCTGGTTTAATGATGATGTTTGGCATTATCGCCGTTTTAAATCGTTAGAAAAGATTAATTCTGTGCAAACGGAAGATGAGCTGGAATATGAAAAGCTATTGGCGTCGGTTCGTGATTTAATTCGAGAGCCTGTTGGGGCATTACAAAAGCGCTTAAAGGGTTCTCACATTACAGGACGTCAAATTGTTGTCGCACTGTATGAATTTATGGAGCAGCTGGACGTCTACAAAAAGCTTGTGAAAATGCAGGAGCAAGAGGAACAGACAAATGCACTTCACCAATCATTTGAGCATGAGCAAGCTTGGAATGGCTGGGTGCATATTTTAGAACAGTTTGATTTGATGTTTGGTGATAAGGAAATTGCGCTAGAGGATGCGGCGCAAATTTTAGATGAAGGCTTTGAGTCACTGCAATTTTCAAGTGTACCGCCAACATTAGATGAAGTAACCGTGTCGACATTAGAGTTTGCCCGCTTTGATAATAAAAAGGCGATTTTCATTATTGGCGTCAATGACGGGGTGTACCCGATGCGCATGGATTCGGGTGGTTTACTATCTGATGATGAACGTGAAACATTCGAAAAGTCAGATGTGGAGCTAGCACCGGGTGTGAAAAGTCGCTTGCTACAAGAAAGCTTTTTGTTTTACCGTGCGATTTCATCACCGACAGAGTATTTATATGTGACCTATTCGAGTGCAGATGAAGAAAGTAAAGGCAAGCTGCCATCTATTTATGTGAACCGTTTGCATAAAATGTTTGAAATTAAAGGACAAGATGGTGAGATTAAACGAACAGTAACACATAAGCAAATCGTGATGGATCCACTTGATGAGAAAAATGAGGCGTACTTACTCGACTATTTACGTCACCCGCAACCAGCAATCGGCTTTTTAATGACGCAGTTAAAACAAGCGCAATTTGAAAAACGACCGCTACCAGAAGCTTGGAATGCACTAAAAGCATTTTATGAGCGTGAACCCGAGTGGCAGCATGTATTAAATGTCGTAACAAAACCACTTTATCATGTCAATGAAGCAGAGCCATTAACAGAGGAAATGGCAACGGAACTTTACGGCGAAAACTTTTTAGCGAGTGTATCACGCATTGAAAAATTTTATAGCTGCCCGTATTCGCATTTTGCTTCGTATGGCCTGAAATTACAGGAGCGTACCGAGTTTAAGTTAGAATCGTTTGCAATGGGCGATTTATTTCACGAGGCGATTCGCTCGATTTTATCAGAAAAAGAGCAAGTGATTCCGCTGAACAACTATATTGCGTGCTATAAAAAGGCCAATGAGACGATTACGAAATTAGTGGATTATTTCTCATACAGCATTTTAAAAAGTAGTCATCGCTTTGAATATATTAAAACAAAGCTCGTAAAAATCGTGGCGCGTACATTATTCGCGCTGATCAATCAAAGTGATTTATCGAAATTTAAAGCGATTGCACATGAAAAACCATTCGGAAAACGCGATGATAAAAATGCCGAGAAGGATGATCGTAATCCATTAGAAGCATTAAAAATTGATTTAGATGACAACCGTAAAATGTTTGTACGCGGGCAAATTGACCGAATTGATGCGTATAAAGATGCTGAGAACTTATATTTACGTGTCATTGACTATAAATCGAGTGGTCGTAAATTAGATTTCACTGAAGTGTATAACGGAATTTCATTGCAGCTGTTAACGTATTTAGACGTGGCGATGCAAAACGTGCCGATTTTAGCGAAGGAAAGTAAATTCGTACAAGATTTATCGGAGCTTGAAAACATTATTGTACAAGCTGCTGGGATGTTTTATTTACATGTGCATAATCCATTAGTAAGTACGGAGGATTATGAAAAGCTAGAGAAGATCGAAAGCCTGCGCCAGGAAAAATTCAAGCTAAGTGGCTATATGTTAAAAGACGTGGAAGTGGCGCAACTGATGGACACGTCACTGGAGCCAAATAAAGCATCGATTATCGTACCAGCTGCATTTAAAAGCGCGGAGGATCCAGAATTTAATGGTCGTTCATCGAAGGTAATTGAGCCGCAGCAAATGGAAAACTTGCAAGAGTTTGTACATCATAAATTCCGTTCGGCCGGCAATGAAATTTATCGCGGTAATACGGAAATTAAACCGTATAGTCTTGGGAATCAAAAAGCTTGTACGTTTTGTAGTTTTAAGGCGGTTTGTCAATTTGACCAAGCGGAAACAGGCAATAGCTTCAATGAGTTGAAAAAGCAATCTGAGCAAGAAGTATTCGAAAATATAGAAAAGGTGGTGTGCTTACGTGAAGATTCCAACGAAACCGAATGA
- the ftsE gene encoding cell division ATP-binding protein FtsE: MIQMNNVVKKYPNGVVAANGITIEIKKGEFVYVVGPSGAGKSTFIKLMYREEKPTTGDVLINNINLRTLKNSRVPYLRRQLGVVFQDFKLLPRLTVYENVAFAMEVIEEQPKVIRKRVMEVLDLVGLKHKVRMFPSELSGGEQQRVAIARSIVNRPKVMIADEPTGNLDPETSWEIMNIFEEINRQGTTIVMATHNREIVNTIRKRVIAIEGGMIVRDEYGGDYGYEG; the protein is encoded by the coding sequence ATGATTCAAATGAATAATGTAGTCAAGAAGTATCCTAATGGCGTCGTCGCAGCGAACGGGATTACTATCGAAATAAAAAAGGGTGAATTCGTCTACGTAGTAGGTCCTAGTGGGGCAGGTAAATCGACATTTATCAAATTAATGTACCGTGAAGAAAAACCGACTACAGGCGATGTTTTAATTAATAATATCAATTTAAGAACACTTAAAAATAGCCGTGTTCCTTATTTACGTCGTCAGCTAGGTGTTGTGTTCCAAGACTTTAAATTATTACCGCGCTTAACGGTATATGAAAATGTCGCATTTGCGATGGAAGTAATTGAGGAACAACCGAAAGTCATTCGTAAACGTGTTATGGAAGTACTCGATTTAGTTGGCTTAAAGCATAAAGTACGTATGTTTCCGAGCGAATTATCTGGTGGGGAACAGCAACGTGTGGCAATTGCCCGCTCGATTGTAAACCGTCCCAAAGTGATGATTGCGGACGAGCCTACAGGGAACTTAGACCCTGAGACATCGTGGGAAATTATGAACATTTTTGAAGAAATTAATCGTCAAGGTACGACGATTGTAATGGCAACACATAACCGTGAAATCGTTAATACGATTCGCAAACGCGTTATCGCAATTGAAGGCGGTATGATTGTCCGTGATGAATACGGAGGTGACTACGGCTATGAAGGGTAG
- a CDS encoding PDZ domain-containing protein — MDGTIIIEILKSIGRLFMNPLVYVAILSAVFLGYRRVKRERHFFNHRILNGWSETKNMLIMGFVLSLIISLFSLVVGLTVTVELLTVILIVSLIGLLLYTYHLLSPVIIMAIAFAVVVWMDWKDWSYEIWGFEFVGSNVSDGLVRTAPVLAGLLLMAEGILIRRYGAKFASPVVETTKRGLNGIAYYSKQLWILPVFMIIPGDGISAYLPYWPQFTLGSEQFSLIVFPFVIGFQQMVRRKLPIDVYPKLGRNIIFVGELVLFVGLAAYFMPVLGAAALALGAISRTIIGIYYKRTEDRDHYVVMRSEKGIMIAGVLPGSPAEKMGLIPGEVIQKINGQTIFTEDEMYEALQVNAAHCRIEVLDHNGELRLTQHVVHRDDNYKIGLLIVK; from the coding sequence ATGGATGGAACAATTATTATTGAAATTTTAAAAAGTATTGGTCGATTATTTATGAATCCGTTAGTATATGTTGCAATACTTTCAGCTGTCTTTTTAGGGTATCGACGTGTGAAGCGAGAACGTCACTTCTTTAATCATCGTATTTTAAATGGCTGGTCTGAAACGAAAAATATGCTCATTATGGGATTCGTGCTATCATTGATTATTTCATTATTTAGCCTAGTTGTCGGATTAACGGTAACCGTTGAATTACTAACCGTTATTTTGATCGTGTCACTAATTGGTTTACTGCTATATACGTATCATCTCCTGTCTCCTGTCATTATAATGGCAATTGCATTTGCGGTCGTTGTGTGGATGGACTGGAAAGATTGGTCGTATGAAATTTGGGGCTTTGAATTTGTCGGTTCCAATGTTTCGGATGGTTTGGTGAGAACAGCGCCTGTTTTAGCGGGGCTATTATTAATGGCAGAAGGAATTTTAATTCGCCGCTACGGTGCGAAATTTGCTTCGCCCGTTGTAGAAACAACGAAGCGTGGCTTAAACGGTATTGCTTATTACAGTAAACAACTTTGGATTTTACCCGTATTTATGATTATTCCTGGGGATGGCATTAGTGCCTATTTACCTTATTGGCCACAGTTTACATTAGGTTCGGAACAATTTTCGTTAATCGTATTCCCATTTGTCATTGGGTTCCAACAAATGGTGCGTCGTAAATTGCCGATAGATGTGTATCCGAAGCTAGGACGTAACATTATTTTTGTTGGGGAGCTTGTGCTATTTGTCGGTTTAGCAGCGTACTTTATGCCTGTATTAGGGGCAGCAGCACTTGCATTGGGCGCGATTTCTCGAACAATTATTGGTATCTATTATAAGCGTACTGAGGACCGAGACCATTATGTTGTGATGCGCAGTGAAAAAGGGATCATGATTGCAGGTGTCTTACCAGGTTCACCCGCAGAAAAAATGGGCTTAATCCCAGGCGAAGTCATTCAAAAAATTAATGGGCAAACCATTTTCACAGAGGACGAAATGTATGAAGCCTTGCAAGTTAATGCAGCACATTGTCGTATTGAAGTGCTTGATCATAATGGGGAACTGCGTTTAACACAGCATGTTGTCCATCGTGATGACAATTATAAAATTGGGTTACTCATAGTTAAATAG
- a CDS encoding TVP38/TMEM64 family protein, with protein sequence MLDWMTFDNVEVIIEKYKLLGPFFSVFLTFIESFVPVLPLFVIVIANAGAYGLFWGFILSWLATAAGSYAFFIMIRKFGQYKLFKKFKNLKQVKRLIQWVDIRGFTPLFVLLCLPFTPVVVVNTVAGLSHIKKKYYFLTLLISKPVMIFLISYLGSDLRAILTSPMKIITVTLIIVVIWGVGKLIERNLNKRVERDLRNVQAQRKMKDIH encoded by the coding sequence ATGTTAGATTGGATGACGTTTGATAATGTAGAAGTAATTATTGAAAAATATAAACTACTAGGGCCGTTTTTTAGCGTCTTTTTAACATTTATTGAATCATTTGTTCCGGTATTGCCATTGTTTGTTATCGTCATTGCCAATGCAGGAGCATACGGATTATTTTGGGGATTCATTTTATCTTGGTTGGCAACAGCTGCAGGTTCCTATGCATTTTTCATAATGATTCGCAAATTTGGGCAGTACAAATTGTTTAAGAAATTTAAAAATTTAAAGCAAGTAAAACGGCTAATTCAGTGGGTCGATATTCGGGGATTCACACCGTTATTCGTCCTTCTTTGTTTACCATTTACCCCAGTCGTTGTCGTGAATACGGTTGCGGGGCTATCGCATATTAAAAAGAAATATTATTTTTTAACATTACTCATTTCAAAGCCCGTGATGATTTTTTTAATTAGCTATTTAGGCAGTGATCTACGTGCGATTTTAACGTCGCCGATGAAAATAATTACTGTAACTCTTATTATTGTCGTTATTTGGGGCGTCGGAAAATTAATTGAACGTAATTTAAATAAACGCGTTGAACGTGATTTACGGAATGTGCAAGCACAGAGAAAAATGAAGGATATCCATTAA
- a CDS encoding S41 family peptidase: MRKSRIFLFVIVVCVVFLGTCLLFVKQPNSSDEQEEEFQVINELHDLIAKESVYDVSSDKLVEGALKGMADAINDPYSTYYTEQEAALHKQTLASERIGIGLELSVSNGKFIVVAPVKASPADKAGIRPLDELIQINDTRLDGKSMGDVMKMMQGNEGEKISLVLYRPNLERHVKVVVKRERLKNETVQSEVIEVEGTKIGHITVSLFGEETALEWQKALDKVIEQEGEALIIDLRNNPGGYLHSVAQMLSFFEQTEKVFAHMQNHDGATESLKTKKVEEMKPYAEKLKNIPITILQNEGSASASEVFAGALQEWKRAVVIGVTSFGKGTVQQSWALQNGGELKLSTNKWLTPSKQWIHHVGIEPDVEVVQHPLYGIETKLLKGRFEAGEYSEEVAYSQLVLSELGYGITRTDGFFDMDTAEEVSKFRKQNDLEEGRHIDELFFTELSSQVQKFKASPLNDMQLQMAISYVMHQLQ; this comes from the coding sequence GTGCGGAAAAGTCGAATTTTTTTATTCGTCATAGTAGTATGTGTCGTTTTTTTAGGGACATGTTTGTTATTTGTGAAGCAACCAAATTCTAGTGATGAGCAAGAAGAAGAATTTCAGGTGATTAATGAACTGCACGATCTAATTGCAAAAGAATCGGTGTATGATGTTTCTTCAGATAAGTTAGTTGAAGGGGCCTTAAAAGGGATGGCCGATGCGATTAATGATCCGTACAGTACCTATTATACGGAGCAAGAAGCAGCGTTACATAAGCAAACATTGGCAAGTGAGCGAATTGGCATTGGCCTTGAGCTATCAGTATCAAATGGGAAGTTTATCGTTGTGGCACCTGTAAAAGCGTCGCCAGCAGATAAGGCAGGCATACGACCATTAGATGAGCTCATCCAAATCAATGATACGCGTTTAGATGGTAAATCAATGGGGGATGTCATGAAGATGATGCAGGGAAATGAAGGCGAAAAAATATCACTTGTGCTGTACCGACCAAACTTGGAACGACATGTAAAAGTCGTTGTGAAAAGAGAACGCTTGAAAAATGAGACGGTACAATCAGAAGTAATCGAAGTGGAAGGCACGAAAATTGGTCATATTACGGTGTCGCTATTTGGTGAAGAGACCGCTTTGGAATGGCAAAAGGCATTAGACAAAGTGATTGAACAGGAAGGAGAGGCGCTGATTATAGATTTGCGTAACAATCCTGGAGGCTATTTACACAGTGTCGCCCAAATGCTTAGTTTTTTTGAACAGACGGAAAAAGTATTCGCTCATATGCAAAATCATGACGGCGCAACAGAAAGCCTAAAAACAAAGAAAGTTGAAGAAATGAAACCATACGCTGAAAAACTAAAGAATATCCCGATTACTATTCTTCAAAATGAAGGAAGTGCTTCTGCAAGTGAAGTATTTGCTGGTGCACTGCAGGAGTGGAAACGCGCGGTTGTAATTGGTGTGACAAGTTTCGGAAAAGGAACAGTGCAACAAAGTTGGGCGCTACAAAATGGAGGAGAATTAAAATTATCGACGAATAAATGGTTAACCCCATCAAAACAGTGGATTCATCATGTGGGGATTGAACCAGATGTAGAAGTAGTACAGCATCCCCTATACGGAATTGAGACCAAATTGCTGAAAGGACGATTTGAAGCGGGTGAATATAGCGAGGAGGTCGCCTATAGTCAATTAGTGTTAAGTGAGCTTGGCTATGGAATTACGAGAACGGACGGTTTTTTTGATATGGACACAGCGGAGGAAGTGTCGAAGTTCCGTAAGCAAAATGATTTGGAGGAAGGGCGGCATATCGACGAGCTATTTTTCACGGAACTCTCGTCACAGGTGCAAAAATTTAAGGCCTCTCCACTAAATGATATGCAGTTGCAAATGGCGATCAGCTATGTGATGCATCAGTTACAATAA
- a CDS encoding peroxiredoxin has protein sequence MKKNIGIIIVLALVVTMLGTYIKKEIDRSNAINEHAKGYEVALGEQVGLEKDQLAPDFTLFNLQGEEVTLSDLQGKRVVLNFWATWCPPCEAEMPHMQKYYDKYSEEDNVEIIGVNLTYSKEKLERVEQFVQNYNIKFPVLLEMDESVASQYEILTIPSTFMIDTEGRIQKKILGPLDLDALRNNVKQLN, from the coding sequence ATGAAAAAAAATATTGGAATCATCATCGTTTTAGCACTCGTCGTTACGATGTTAGGCACATATATCAAAAAAGAAATTGATCGTAGCAATGCGATTAACGAACATGCAAAGGGCTATGAAGTAGCGCTAGGTGAACAAGTAGGTCTAGAAAAGGATCAGCTCGCACCAGATTTTACGCTCTTTAATTTACAAGGTGAAGAAGTGACCTTATCGGATTTACAGGGGAAACGCGTTGTGCTTAATTTCTGGGCAACCTGGTGTCCGCCATGTGAAGCGGAAATGCCACATATGCAAAAATATTATGATAAATACAGTGAAGAAGATAATGTCGAAATTATTGGTGTCAATTTAACCTATTCAAAAGAAAAATTAGAGCGTGTGGAACAATTTGTACAAAACTATAATATTAAATTCCCTGTTTTATTAGAGATGGATGAATCCGTGGCAAGTCAGTATGAAATTTTAACGATTCCTTCCACATTTATGATTGATACAGAAGGAAGGATTCAAAAGAAAATTTTGGGTCCACTTGATTTAGATGCGTTGCGAAATAATGTGAAACAATTAAACTAA
- a CDS encoding murein hydrolase activator EnvC encodes MKKLNTHVYKIIAAILALTLVVQMPAAYASTLDDLKKERSQLDAEKKALNESLQQKKTEIKSNQSRQEQIIEQLEQLGVKINAKNQEIEIVSIDIEIANEEITQLENDIAALKKKIEERDALLQERARAIQTGGTVSYVDVLLGANSFVDFIDRFSAVNTLMEADRTIMREQKEDKEKLEAQKIELIAKKEKLEENKAELEKLKASLNQQKQEKNKLVDELEAEEAKLHAQKSQIEEHYHDKVELSEELEKKFLAEQRRLLEVARKKALEEAAAKKKRAKASSSAGSGKLPTVAAGTWTRPAAGRFSSGFGGRDIGPIGSKYHLGVDIANSIGTPVVASADGVVSYVGSMNGYGNVVMVTHSIEGQAFTTVYGHLSGFNTSVGTHVTKGQQIARMGNTGNSTGPHVHFEIHVGEWNGKRTNAVNPLRYISL; translated from the coding sequence TTGAAGAAGCTAAATACGCATGTCTATAAAATCATTGCGGCAATACTTGCGCTAACTTTAGTTGTGCAAATGCCAGCTGCCTATGCATCAACTTTAGATGATTTGAAAAAAGAACGCAGTCAACTTGATGCAGAAAAAAAAGCATTAAATGAATCGCTACAACAAAAAAAGACAGAGATTAAATCCAATCAAAGTCGCCAAGAACAAATCATTGAGCAATTAGAACAACTTGGCGTAAAAATTAATGCAAAGAATCAAGAAATTGAAATTGTGTCAATCGATATTGAAATTGCGAATGAAGAAATTACGCAATTAGAAAACGATATTGCTGCACTTAAAAAGAAAATTGAAGAGCGTGATGCGCTGCTACAAGAACGTGCCCGTGCGATTCAAACAGGCGGTACCGTTAGCTATGTTGACGTATTATTAGGCGCAAATAGCTTTGTTGACTTTATCGACCGTTTCTCAGCGGTGAATACGTTAATGGAAGCGGATCGTACAATTATGCGTGAGCAAAAAGAAGATAAAGAAAAATTAGAAGCTCAAAAAATCGAGCTGATTGCTAAAAAAGAAAAGCTTGAAGAGAATAAGGCAGAGCTTGAAAAATTGAAAGCTTCACTAAACCAACAAAAGCAAGAAAAAAACAAATTGGTGGATGAGTTAGAGGCAGAAGAAGCTAAATTACATGCTCAAAAATCACAAATTGAAGAGCATTATCATGATAAAGTGGAGCTAAGTGAAGAGCTAGAGAAAAAATTCCTTGCTGAACAACGTCGACTTTTAGAAGTGGCACGTAAAAAGGCGCTAGAAGAGGCGGCTGCGAAAAAGAAAAGGGCAAAAGCAAGCAGTTCTGCAGGCTCAGGTAAATTACCAACAGTCGCAGCAGGTACTTGGACAAGACCAGCAGCAGGACGCTTTTCATCAGGCTTCGGTGGTCGTGATATTGGACCAATCGGAAGTAAATATCACTTAGGTGTGGATATTGCCAATTCCATTGGTACACCAGTCGTTGCATCAGCAGATGGCGTTGTATCTTATGTAGGTTCGATGAATGGTTACGGGAATGTCGTGATGGTGACACACTCGATTGAAGGACAAGCATTCACTACCGTATATGGTCACTTAAGTGGCTTTAATACAAGTGTTGGTACGCATGTTACAAAAGGTCAGCAAATTGCACGAATGGGGAACACAGGGAACTCAACTGGTCCTCACGTACACTTTGAAATTCATGTAGGTGAATGGAACGGGAAACGTACGAATGCCGTAAACCCATTACGCTACATTTCACTTTAA
- the ftsX gene encoding permease-like cell division protein FtsX — MKGRTIARHFRESFKSLGRNSWMTIASVSAVTVTLLLVGVFSVIMMNLNKVANDLENDVEIRVMIDLITDEAEMKTAENHLINSIKGLPDVAEVTYSSKETELNKLIKDFGDELSLFEQNNPLYNVLYVKAKDPLQTAEVAKKIDSFDHTKEVVYGEGKVEKLFNFLEIARNVGLVLILGLLFTAMFLISNTIRITIIARRDEIEIMKLVGATNSFVRIPFLLEGMWLGIVGSIIPIAAVTIAYYNIYELLAPRLKGELFQLLHVTPLMYQVNGLIMLIGIVIGVWGSFMSVRKFLKV, encoded by the coding sequence ATGAAGGGTAGAACAATTGCACGTCATTTCAGAGAAAGCTTTAAATCATTAGGTCGTAACAGCTGGATGACAATTGCTTCAGTCAGTGCTGTAACCGTAACATTATTATTAGTTGGTGTATTTTCAGTCATTATGATGAACTTAAATAAAGTAGCCAACGACTTAGAAAATGACGTAGAAATTCGCGTCATGATTGATTTAATTACCGATGAAGCTGAAATGAAAACAGCAGAGAACCATTTAATCAATTCAATTAAAGGCTTACCAGATGTTGCAGAAGTTACATATTCGTCAAAAGAAACTGAATTAAATAAGTTAATTAAAGACTTTGGTGATGAGTTAAGTTTATTTGAACAAAATAATCCACTTTATAATGTACTTTATGTAAAAGCAAAAGATCCGCTACAAACAGCGGAAGTTGCAAAAAAAATTGATAGCTTCGATCATACAAAAGAAGTTGTCTATGGTGAAGGAAAAGTTGAAAAACTATTTAACTTCTTAGAAATCGCTCGAAATGTCGGGCTCGTATTAATTTTAGGCTTATTATTTACAGCGATGTTCCTAATTTCGAACACCATTCGTATTACAATTATCGCCCGTAGAGATGAGATTGAAATTATGAAGCTTGTTGGGGCAACAAATTCATTCGTTCGTATTCCATTCTTATTAGAAGGAATGTGGCTTGGTATCGTGGGTTCTATTATTCCAATCGCTGCCGTAACAATTGCTTATTACAATATTTATGAACTATTAGCACCACGCTTAAAAGGTGAGCTTTTCCAATTGTTACATGTGACGCCGCTTATGTACCAAGTAAACGGATTGATCATGTTAATAGGGATTGTCATTGGCGTTTGGGGAAGTTTCATGTCAGTTCGTAAGTTTTTAAAAGTTTAA